Part of the Spea bombifrons isolate aSpeBom1 chromosome 3, aSpeBom1.2.pri, whole genome shotgun sequence genome, TGCGACATGATAGTTGGAAGTTTTCACCAAACTGATACAAGTCATTCTGTTTTTAAGTGGTGGccgatgtttttttgtttgcaccCAGCTAAACTTATAATACATCCGGAACCTATAGCGAGTAGGCTGGATACCTTGGGTCAACAGCTGGGAGAGTTTAGTCTGATCATGGAGAGAAGAAGAGTGTTACATACAAATAAATTCAAGGTACATGAACAGTACATAAACTGAGTGCTGTAGCTGCACTTAGTATAACCGCGTCTTTTAAAGGAACGCATTAGTGTATGGACATTTTGTATGGTCTTACGTGGCACGAGTTTGAACTTAGTTGAAAAGCATGAATTCTTATTTGCCAAAAGTCTATCAAACAATATAATTCTTTATAACAACCCTGATTATTTATTAATGGACCAGGAGCccaaaaagtaatttattatgCCATTGCAAGATCCATTTTCTTGTACTATGCTAATCAGTCACGCACAACGCTTTGCACCAGAAGAGTGAAACAGGGTCATAGTCATTAAGAATATGTTGTGCTTAATCTTTGTAACACCTTGTGACAGCTACACAAGTAACAGACATGATCATTACACACTTACAGATATGCTGCCTGGGAAAAAGGGCTTAGTAATTCTGCTGGGcagtacaaatatatatatatatattaaaaaattattacatactacatttttttttcctggctaTTTTGGTATGAACAAATTTTGTCCTAAACACTGTCTTTGTTCATAATCTCTCCAGATTCACTGCCCTTTATGTAATGTATTACGCAGGGAAGAAGCCAATATAGGTTGCATCATTAGCATAATAGAAATAAAGCAAAACTAATTGGTGAGTGGGGGGCAAACAAATTATTAGGtaacatatacatattgttAATAAACACTggcatacattaaatgtaaaatacgcATTTCTGACTCAACACAATTTGGTATTATCGGTATGTCATCGGAAGCTTAAAATTATAGCCAAATTaccacgatatatatataaatatatatataaatatataaatatatatatatatatatacacacacacatatatatatacagggtgaTGATTAAATGGCCCTGTcactttaagaccagcagcCGCCTGAAGAAGTAAGTGCGCCTGATGTCTGGATAAAATGAGAACTCACAATAAGTGCTGTATAAATCACTTTATAGCAAGTATATGTAAAAACTACACTTAAAATATATTGGTGAACCTGACATTTAAGCTCAAGAAGAGACCCAGTAGACTTTAACAAGTACTGCACTTGGTAATTATTCCTAACTAGCAATAAAAGtcatatatatgcattatagaCTTTACTTACCACTTATGAAAACACAGCCTGTACCCAGGCTAGAGATGCGTATGAGTCCTTGGTTGAGTGCTTCCTCTGGGTTACTCAGCTGTTTCGTGGTAGGAGTATTTCTAGTATGTGACTGAGCTCAGAGCTGCTGTGATTATTAATAGCCCTTCCACTCGGTGGCAGATTGCCCCTTACATTCCAAACCCCTCTTAGCCAGCCCCCTCCTACtcattttaaagttaaacacacaaatacctcaAAATCCCCTACCTGTCCCATGGTCATGTATCAAAGACAGAGAACCACCTGTGTGTGCATGTAATGCGCGGAAACCTATTATACATAAAGTAGAGCCAACTCAATTTTTATGAATTTCCACACCCATATTGCACACTAACATAGTCTCTTTCACATatagattttaaataaataactttattattttaactgatAAAAATGACCATCActtctttttatttcagtaGCCTTTTTATAAGTggccattgttttattttgattatttgaaAATTAGCAAGTAACCAGTCCATACCATTTCATATAATGCTGAATAAACTATATTGGAACCAGCGACTTTACGTTATCAAGCAGCGTATGTATCCAATGTACTGAAGGTAAAAGTAAAAACGTCCAGAAAAATACTATTTCTAGTCCATTTATTTAAGGTAGAAGTTTTATCATGAGGGCTGTGATACAATTGGTGAAGATGTATTTTAGTTATTCTACTTCAGTTTGACTAGCGAAGTTCCTAACTTTTAGAAAGCTGCCAGCTAacgcaatattttatttattactgttCAGAAGCAATCAGTTTGAAGTTTACTTATTGATCTTGGGGGTGATTTTGTtgtgggttgtttttttctagCACAATATACACAAAGTGATTATGTGTCCGATCCAAAGAGTTCTGCTTCTTTCTCTTTCCAGAATGCAAAGCTTCTCTCAATGAACTTACATATATCATGGTTGTCTGAAATATGGGGGTTATTGttcatttcttctttcttttcagcACTAGGTCCAAAAAAGCGAGCTTTGACATCCTCAAATCCATCAGACCATGTCCTACGTCCAGTTGCTATCTCCTGTAGGACAGTGCAGTGGAAATCTCTGGCTGTTGCCCATCCGTGGCGTTCCAGCTGATCAAAAACCTCAAAGCAGAGGAGGTGCCTCATCCGCCTTTCCTCCTCTGGAAGTTCTTGCTCAAGAAGTCGGAAGTATCCAAGCATGAATAAGTCGAGAGTCAGGCTGTCATGATTCAGAGATGTTGGATTGCGAGATGTTGACAGAAACTGCTCAGGAGACTTTACAACAGATTGGTTCTCTGAAGAATGAGTGCTACTTGGTTGCACTGACCTCCAACTTCCAACCAGTCGCTGGACAGTGGTCCTTTGCCTTATTAATTGATTCAGTAGATCACCCATGCGAGGTGAGACCTGGCCCTCTGAAAGCTCTTGCCTATTCCTTGTTAATTCGTCAGTGTTATTTGCATTCGGGGACATCCCAGCCTCACAGCCATTACTGTCTACGACTGTCTTTAGTATTTTTGTAGTAGGATCCCTCTCTGGAGTATGTCCGTTTGATATTCCAGTGTCAAGATTCTTTGTTGCTTCACAATCATTTCCTTCcacactttgttttttgttagaaTCATCATTAGTATTGAGTATATCCTTGTGTGTTTCATTTTCCCTTACTGCCTTCTGCAGCTCCAAATTTCCCACATTCCTTGCATGCAAGGAATATGCTGATCTCTTCCAGTGGCTTAGAAAC contains:
- the LOC128484107 gene encoding espin-like protein, translated to MEALTDVLQLPDKSRISQCLQKARITGIFLQSGERLDTSSNRVEDSQADLDALVPTHDEQGRLIPEWKRQVMVHRLQAHLEEETKQGEWRYSHARNAMLGPYGELVTEEELRILDLQMEGLRCRRECQQYEQELNRQVQQLQALLPAPIVNVSLNTQLLQKREDADWCTCMSQVVNSMSQLLSTASGIPGETKEVIKARRNRSPSPSPMRELLQCGVSVRRLKVQFERQQPRSLSHVNMSKVTTETEDASDSGVSSAESPSLRDSPVPPRTLRKERIVLLFLSHWKRSAYSLHARNVGNLELQKAVRENETHKDILNTNDDSNKKQSVEGNDCEATKNLDTGISNGHTPERDPTTKILKTVVDSNGCEAGMSPNANNTDELTRNRQELSEGQVSPRMGDLLNQLIRQRTTVQRLVGSWRSVQPSSTHSSENQSVVKSPEQFLSTSRNPTSLNHDSLTLDLFMLGYFRLLEQELPEEERRMRHLLCFEVFDQLERHGWATARDFHCTVLQEIATGRRTWSDGFEDVKARFFGPSAEKKEEMNNNPHISDNHDICKFIERSFAFWKEKEAELFGSDT